The proteins below come from a single Eremothecium sinecaudum strain ATCC 58844 chromosome II, complete sequence genomic window:
- the MAK10 gene encoding Mak10p (Syntenic homolog of Ashbya gossypii AAR133W; Syntenic homolog of Saccharomyces cerevisiae YEL053C (MAK10)), which translates to MDSQLKALTLKEPIEYVDITDCLKNLTNKLDAKSIIKDSSFDLFEGTHALEINNCKLDSTLLDLPAEDIEFSCNIAYGKTKAERISYVTSIVDKLSRSIMDWLNDYQSLPTTVLSCQYLEYLSMKYKESGNVTLTSMHLNTGCDLYDQVLSSCATAAIYMINFASSLLRAGVIYQEEDLNCYTMGLEILTEVLIDDVAAELRKTITVLKTKFPDAKRLMQLVLLFDNLLKIPDYRPLIEFPPSDNMQPLHDLIEIAEKLEAEEWTGVVPPGSFSQVIQKRLSNHFPPKALYESSSGQFKAYANMAADILTVLNVRNAVTVFEIRQFAWFFEKCKQRHVVARALFPLYLMRDDQSVLGVYSFTDFTYQTLMQFSLCASKLEQSAPEELEEIQLELDKFYQEMSSINFEWYQNLSQNVCRYRQGYNRQVLLWDSLQANLQHFEMTLESKGLVDELPDGPFFPLNTWVYFMKVTAMLEYILKGFDLEVYKPWESFTMNWYVYYLCNSLECCYERVRAFAEQKITSIRAMNKKLKKMKSGPRKDSLKQTYQRVMATTMPQLRYNVQCINFLAKDCEIMKAIALAQVFQFGILRSFKIIDNKHPGDIKFTSDELLHDLRFKSFSSIGVPKLPDHGAFQETLEAFTPSNPNFESKLKTSVLLLNEELDAADDAVTLLLKCINTEDKSHTDIATGTRLVSEEAVEWYTSIKMSIDAIRSNADDTLEKLGSKTSNNNSTAYRGSLKYLPGTCRFFPLLKVETIE; encoded by the coding sequence ATGGATTCTCAATTAAAAGCTTTGACGCTGAAAGAACCAATAGAATATGTTGATATAACCGATTGCTTAAAGAACCTTACAAACAAGTTAGATGCAAAAAGTATAATAAAGGATTCTTCTTTCGATCTTTTTGAGGGTACCCATGCTTTAGAAATTAACAATTGCAAACTTGATTCAACTTTGTTAGACCTTCCAGCtgaagatattgaattCTCATGTAACATAGCTTACGGCAAAACTAAGGCGGAAAGAATATCCTATGTGACAAGCATTGTTGATAAATTAAGCCGTTCTATTATGGATTGGTTGAATGACTATCAAAGTCTGCCTACAACGGTCTTGAGCTGCCAATATCTTGAGTATTTGAGCATGAAATATAAGGAAAGCGGTAATGTGACACTCACCAGTATGCACCTAAATACCGGATGTGACCTATATGATCAAGTTCTATCGAGTTGTGCTACTGCAGCAATATATATGATAAACTTTGCTAGCTCACTTCTACGTGCAGGTGTTATTTATCAAGAAGAGGACTTGAATTGCTATACTATGGGATTAGAAATTCTGACAGAAGTTTTAATTGACGATGTTGCTGCTGAACTGCGAAAAACTATTACTGTTTTAAAAACCAAATTTCCAGATGCTAAGCGCTTGATGCAGCTAGTGCTCTTATTCGATAACCTGCTAAAAATTCCTGACTATAGACCGTTGATTGAATTCCCGCCTTCAGACAATATGCAGCCATTACACGACCTAATTGAGATTGCTGAGAAATTGGAAGCCGAAGAATGGACTGGAGTTGTACCGCCCGGCTCTTTCTCGCAAGTGATCCAAAAAAGATTGTCTAATCATTTCCCACCGAAGGCCCTTTACGAGTCATCTTCAGGACAATTTAAAGCTTATGCCAACATGGCTGCAGATATCCTTACGGTTCTCAATGTTCGTAATGCTGTAACTGTCTTTGAGATACGGCAGTTTGCATGGTTTTTTGAGAAATGTAAACAGAGACACGTTGTGGCAAGAGCTTTGTTTCCATTGTATCTAATGAGGGATGATCAATCAGTGTTGGGCGTTTACTCGTTCACCGATTTTACTTACCAAACTCTAATGCAGTTTTCTCTGTGTGCGAGTAAGCTAGAGCAGTCAGCTCCtgaagaacttgaagaaATTCAGTTGGAACTAGACAAATTCTACCAGGAGATGTCCAGTATAAATTTCGAATGGTATCAAAACCTGTCCCAAAATGTTTGTAGGTACCGGCAGGGATACAACCGCCAAGTTCTTCTATGGGACTCACTCCAAGCAAACTTGCAACACTTCGAAATGACCCTGGAAAGTAAAGGACTGGTTGATGAACTACCGGATGGTCCTTTTTTTCCCCTCAATACATGGGTATATTTCATGAAGGTTACCGCAATGCTTGAATATATTTTGAAAGGCTTCGATCTCGAGGTGTACAAACCTTGGGAATCCTTCACTATGAATTGGTACGTCTATTATCTATGTAACAGCCTCGAATGCTGCTACGAAAGAGTACGAGCCTTTGCAGAACAAAAAATAACGTCTATACGGGCAATGAATAAGAAGCTCAAGAAAATGAAGAGCGGTCCTAGGAAAGACTCTCTCAAGCAAACGTACCAGCGAGTAATGGCTACAACAATGCCGCAGCTACGTTACAATGTACAATGCATAAATTTTCTCGCTAAGGACTGTGAAATTATGAAGGCAATAGCGCTTGCACAAGTTTTCCAATTCGGTATCCTTAGATCATTCAAAATCATTGACAATAAACATCCGGGCGATATTAAGTTCACCTCAGATGAGCTTCTCCACGATCTACGTTTTAAATCATTTTCATCCATTGGAGTTCCAAAACTACCAGACCATGGAGCTTTTCAGGAAACCCTAGAGGCTTTTACACCATCGAATCCAAATTTTGAGTCCAAATTAAAAACGTCAGTGTTACTCCTCAATGAGGAATTGGATGCTGCTGATGATGCGGTAACTCTCTTGCTAAAGTGCATAAACACTGAAGATAAGTCACATACAGATATTGCCACTGGTACTCGTTTGGTGTCTGAAGAAGCAGTAGAATGGTACACATCTATAAAGATGTCCATTGACGCGATCCGTAGCAATGCCGACGACACGTTGGAAAAACTTGGCAGTAAAACTTCTAATAATAACTCTACTGCATATAGAGGTAGTCTAAAATACCTTCCTGGTACTTGTAGATTCTTCCCACTACTTAAAGTAGAAACTATTGAGTAA
- the RHO4 gene encoding Rho family GTPase RHO4 (Syntenic homolog of Ashbya gossypii ACR257C; Syntenic homolog of Saccharomyces cerevisiae YKR055W (RHO4)): MNRNPLESSPKTNFGTLISSEHPVGYGSSSTDRQDLASPFAATRPDIITYERSKRDKATPDYLVKIVVVGDGAAGKTCLLISYTQGRFPEDYVPTIFENYVTKIEGPHNKVIELALWDTAGQEEYSRLRPLSYGDVNIVMICYASNNKVSLQNAEELWYPEVRHFCPNAPRMLVGLKSDLYLGDNNQTLIDTKVADEVAKRIGAFVHVQCSSKTRQNLTHVFDTAIHTAMHQVIERKQSMGNKPHGKMLSLFGKSTDHTSDYPGKDKRRKCVIL, translated from the coding sequence ATGAATAGGAATCCATTAGAATCGTCTCCAAAAACAAATTTTGGAACGCTGATAAGTTCAGAGCACCCTGTTGGCTATGGATCTAGCTCTACGGATCGTCAGGATCTCGCTTCGCCTTTTGCTGCGACGCGACCGGATATTATAACTTACGAACGCAGTAAAAGAGACAAAGCTACTCCAGATTATCTTGTCAAAATAGTTGTGGTAGGGGATGGTGCTGCTGGGAAAACGTGTCTTTTAATCTCATACACACAGGGTCGGTTTCCCGAAGACTACGTACCTACtatttttgaaaactaCGTGACGAAGATTGAAGGACCTCATAACAAAGTCATTGAATTAGCGCTGTGGGATACAGCAGGCCAGGAAGAATACAGCCGTCTAAGGCCTTTATCATATGGAGATGTTAATATAGTGATGATATGCTATGCTTCCAATAATAAGGTCTCACTGCAGAACGCAGAAGAATTGTGGTACCCCGAAGTGAGACATTTTTGTCCCAATGCACCTAGGATGCTTGTCGGACTGAAGAGCGACCTTTATCTTGGGGACAATAACCAGACATTAATTGATACAAAAGTAGCCGATGAGGTTGCGAAAAGGATAGGGGCGTTTGTACATGTTCAGTGCTCATCCAAGACGAGACAGAATTTAACTCATGTATTTGACACCGCGATCCATACTGCAATGCACCAGGTCATTGAACGTAAACAGAGTATGGGTAATAAACCACACGGTAAAATGTTATCACTTTTTGGGAAGTCTACGGACCATACTAGCGATTATCCTGGGAAAGATAAAAGACGTAAATGTGTTATACTCTAA
- the RPL12B gene encoding 60S ribosomal protein uL11 (Syntenic homolog of Ashbya gossypii AAR134W; Syntenic homolog of Saccharomyces cerevisiae YDR418W (RPL12B) and YEL054C (RPL12A)) — protein sequence MPPKFDPNEVKYLYLRAVGGEVGASAALAPKIGPLGLSPKKVGEDIAKATKDFKGIKVTVQLKIQNRQATASVVPSASSLVITALKEPPRDRKKDKNVKHTGNLQLEDIIEIARQMREKSFGKNLASVTKEILGTAQSVGARVDYKNPHDIIEAINAGEIEIPEN from the coding sequence ATGCCTCCAAAGTTTGATCCAAATGAAGTTAAGTACTTGTACTTGAGAGCCGTTGGTGGTGAAGTCGGTGCTTCCGCCGCTTTGGCTCCTAAAATCGGTCCATTGGGTTTGTCTCCAAAGAAGGTCGGTGAAGACATCGCCAAGGCTACCAAGGACTTCAAGGGTATCAAGGTTACCGTTCAATTGAAGATTCAAAACAGACAAGCTACTGCTTCTGTTGTTCCATCTGCTTCCTCTTTGGTTATCACCGCTTTGAAGGAGCCACCAAGAGACAGAAAGAAGGACAAGAACGTCAAGCACACTGGTAACTTGCAATTGGAGGACATCATCGAGATTGCCAGACAAATGAGAGAGAAGTCTTTCGGTAAGAACTTGGCTTCCGTTACCAAGGAAATCTTGGGTACTGCCCAATCCGTTGGCGCTCGTGTCGACTACAAGAACCCACACGACATTATCGAGGCTATCAACGCTGGTGAAATTGAAATTCCAGAAAACTAA
- the TRM2 gene encoding tRNA (uracil(54)-C(5))-methyltransferase (Syntenic homolog of Ashbya gossypii ACR256C; Syntenic homolog of Saccharomyces cerevisiae YKR056W (TRM2)), with product MVIGRTTLLRFPLALIRCFGLRTFMTTNIESASALSSASIEIKRTVGDDVNSSRATKKPRKVKKYKAKVPEPTTPLGVLALEIDSLTKEFGLSAEQIETDVTPILNDVRNGDIQQAYNREVHDVEILKISSGGDGLALIPHPVAIEKKQVALVPFALPGDVVSIKVDKTHPRYVEASLLKISKAGELRNDDLISCKYFGKCSGCQYQMLPYETQLQFKKRTVFNAFKYFAPRLMKKGLIPDVLDTMPSPLQYAYRTKLTPHFDMPRKLKQLTYKPPLGFGQKGRPKWRGIEAGGDAAILDIEDCPIGTEVINQGMKNERAKFDLTFQNYKKGATILLREHTKRVELDKPVEEQLDEGSRDINTKAVSYLKPKPEELLVKTCVTNFRQVVTEYVNGYTFKFSAGEFFQNNNSILPAVTDYVREQLRIPNSKPEDPHYLVDAYCGSGLFSITASSGVDKVIGVEVSADSVSFAEKNAEANGVKNCKFIVGKAERIFDSIDTPSDRTSVILDPPRKGCDEVFLKQLAEYNPARIVYISCNVHSQARDVEYLINETVNGANYKVESVRGFDFFPQTHHVESVCVLTHV from the coding sequence ATGGTTATTGGAAGAACCACTTTGTTGCGATTTCCTTTAGCACTGATCCGTTGCTTTGGCCTAAGAACCTTCATGACTACTAACATAGAGAGCGCATCCGCCCTCTCTTCTGCTTCAATCGAGATTAAGAGAACTGTTGGAGATGATGTGAACTCTTCTCGTGCGACCAAAAAACCAAGAAAGGTGAAGAAATATAAGGCGAAAGTCCCTGAGCCCACTACACCTTTGGGAGTTTTAGCATTAGAAATTGATTCTTTAACTAAAGAGTTCGGACTAAGTGCTGAGCAAATAGAAACGGACGTCACTCCAATTTTAAATGATGTCCGCAATGGTGATATCCAGCAAGCCTACAACCGTGAAGTCCACGATGTTGAAATTCTGAAAATATCTTCTGGTGGTGATGGTCTAGCATTAATTCCTCATCCTGTTGCTATTGAAAAGAAGCAGGTTGCTTTGGTTCCATTCGCATTACCAGGCGATGTTGTCTCGATAAAAGTTGACAAGACCCATCCTAGGTATGTGGAGGCATCGCTATTAAAGATAAGCAAGGCTGGGGAGCTTAGAAACGACGACTTGATTAGCTGTAAATATTTTGGAAAGTGTTCTGGGTGCCAGTACCAAATGCTACCCTACGAAACACAACTGCAGTTTAAGAAGCGAACTGTTTTCAATGCGTTCAAATACTTTGCTCCACGCCTCATGAAAAAAGGCCTCATTCCAGATGTGCTTGATACCATGCCTTCTCCTTTGCAGTACGCATACAGAACCAAGTTAACGCCACATTTTGACATGCCCCGTAAGCTTAAACAGTTGACCTATAAGCCTCCTCTTGGGTTCGGCCAAAAAGGACGGCCTAAGTGGCGGGGAATTGAAGCAGGTGGAGATGCAGCTATCCTGGATATTGAGGACTGTCCAATCGGTACAGAAGTCATCAACCAAGGTATGAAGAACGAGCGTGCCAAGTTTGACTTAACTTTTCAGAACTACAAGAAGGGTGCTACTATACTGCTGAGGGAGCACACAAAACGTGTTGAGTTAGATAAACCAGTTGAAGAACAGCTAGATGAAGGCTCCAGAGATATTAACACAAAGGCAGTGTCCTACTTGAAACCTAAACCTGAAGAACTGCTAGTGAAGACTTGCGTAACAAACTTCAGACAAGTCGTCACAGAGTACGTCAATGGGTACACATTTAAATTCAGTGCAGGCGAATTCTTCCAAAACAACAACTCTATACTTCCAGCTGTAACTGATTATGTCCGCGAGCAACTCCGAATTCCAAATTCCAAGCCTGAAGATCCTCACTACCTTGTTGATGCGTATTGTGGATCCGGTCTTTTCAGTATAACTGCTTCAAGTGGTGTAGATAAAGTAATTGGAGTAGAGGTTTCAGCTGATAGCGTATCGTTTGCAGAGAAGAACGCGGAGGCAAATGGAGTTAAGAACTGTAAATTTATCGTTGGTAAGGCAGAGAGAATTTTTGATTCTATTGACACGCCTTCTGATAGAACATCCGTGATTCTTGACCCCCCTCGTAAAGGTTGCGATGAAGTATTTTTGAAACAGCTTGCAGAATATAACCCAGCACGCATTGTCTATATTTCATGTAATGTCCATTCGCAAGCGAGAGACGTTGAGTACCTCATTAATGAGACGGTGAACGGAGCAAACTACAAAGTGGAAAGTGTAAGAGGGTTTGACTTCTTTCCACAAACGCATCACGTCGAGAGTGTATGTGTCTTGACCCATGTATAA